The DNA segment CAAACATGGTCAGGAAGTTCCTGAAGTCATGGGGATTTGTTTTGGATCGATTGTCTGGCTTAACTCTTCTCCTCACTTGAATGACAAAGATCCAGATACGCAGATAGCAATATGAGACAATGATGATTGGCAGAATGAAATGAATGACCACTACGATGACAGTGTAGGAAGAACTGACTGACTGAACAAACGTGCAGGAGTATATGCGAGGATCATACTGAAGAGATTCCATGAAGAGATTGGGAATGATTGCTACACAAGTCAACACCCAAACCAGTACCACAAAGCATAATGTGCTCCTTTTGCTGAAGATTTTGTCATACTTCGGACCATGACAGATGTAACAGTATCTGTTGATTGCAATGCTGGTGATGTTAAAAATGGAACCAATGACGCTTAGCCCCATAAGGAGCCCACTAATTTGACAGTGGATATAGCCAAGAACCCATCCATTGTGGAATATTGCTATGAGTATGAGAGGATAAGGATAGATTGCTACGACAAGGTCAGCGACAGCAAGGCTCACCACAAAGGCATTTCCTATAAAAGAGCACAATTGGTTAGTTCAGCAGTAAACAGCATTGCTTTTAAATGCAATGGTTATATTAGAATTTGTTAAACATGCAGCATGTGGAGAAGAGAGATGCTAAAATAATTCATCAATCATGTAGTCTCCTAAAGCCCAATTTCAATTAGTGCTCATCTGGTTGCAGTGTTACTTCCAACAATGCTGGCTTTCAATCCCAGCGTGGCTGCTTTCCTCTTGTACATCAGCTCTGAAAATGGGCAATCTATTTGCAAGTTATGGGTTCCTGTCCAACTAGACTACACGACAGTTTGTTCCTTCAGTAGGGGATGGGAGAAAAATGTATGTAGAATAAGAATGAGCTACAGTGTAGAGACATAGTGAGTGGTCTTTTCTATTAGTTACATGGTTAAATGTACTAACGGCCGCCTGTGACTGGAATTGCCAGCAAATCCCCCTATAATTCCTGTGCACAGCACCATGCCAGTTCAACATGAACAGTAAGACCCGGATGCTCAGATACATCCGTCAGGGATGGCACCAACAACAGATCCGTGTCAGGAGCCAACTGCTAGGTGTCAAGGGTCAGCTCAGCCACATGATCATTCTGATGACTACCTCCTAGTCTCCTGGCTCACTGGTGGCACCTAGAAGAGGCATGATGTTAGCCCCTAATGCGGAATTCTGTATCTTCCCTTAAGTACTTCTAGTGTTTAAATGGGCGTGAGGAAGAGCAGGGTAGTTGCACATGTGCTCTAACTCTTTGATAATCAATCAGATGCAATGATGGAACCTCTACAGGAAGGATTTAACAATACACAACTTGAGGAGAGTCCATTTCACAATATTCAATAAAGGAGCAATCACTCGTGTCCTAAAGGATTGATTCTGATAGTCGCTATGCTTATTACAAACAGAAATGACTAACACCACATACAACAGGTGGGCAGGTTTTATGGGAAGGGAACAAATTTGCTCATGACGTCACCTGCTCCACCACTGTATCTCCCCTACATTTATAACTGCAGCATGGAGGAAATGAAATTCAGCACTACCCCTTCCAGCCTCCATGCATTTTGAAATAAGGGATTTTGTGGAAGTGTGAATTACTGTTCAACAAGCTTCAG comes from the Stegostoma tigrinum isolate sSteTig4 chromosome 13, sSteTig4.hap1, whole genome shotgun sequence genome and includes:
- the mtnr1al gene encoding melatonin receptor type 1A-like, with translation MNGNRILPKNLSLGEAERLADRRPLVISTMASVLIFTVVVDILGNLLVIVSVLRNKKLRKAGNAFVVSLAVADLVVAIYPYPLILIAIFHNGWVLGYIHCQISGLLMGLSVIGSIFNITSIAINRYCYICHGPKYDKIFSKRSTLCFVVLVWVLTCVAIIPNLFMESLQYDPRIYSCTFVQSVSSSYTVIVVVIHFILPIIIVSYCYLRIWIFVIQVRRRVKPDNRSKTNPHDFRNFLTMFVVFVLFAVCWAPLNFIGLAVAVNPHLASLIPEQLFTASYFMAYFNSCLNAIVYGVLNHNFRREYKQIIVKITKLSC